The following is a genomic window from Pirellulales bacterium.
GTGTGCGATGGTTCGAAATCTGATGAGCGTTGGCGTGTGGGCCGCTTTGGCGTTCGCGGCAGTCGTCGGTTGCAACAAAAAATCCGAGTCGGGCGGACCCGGAGCAGTTAGCTATGCCGGCAAGAAACCCACCGGCGCAACGGGCGAAGATGTGTTCGGCCTCATCATGCCTGCCGCTGGGGTCACGATCCGCCGCGGTACCGCCACCGAAGTCAATTTCGGCATCGAGCGCGGAAAGACGTTTGATCAGGAGGTGCTGCTGCAATTCACCGACTTGCCGAAAGGTGTCGCATTCGAGCCGATCGAACCGGTAATCAAGCGCGGCGAGCAACGGGTCAATATCCGCTTCACTGCCGACCAAGACACGCCGACCGGCACCACGACCGTAAAAATCAGCGGTACGCCGTACAAGGGCCCGCGGGCGACGAACCAGTTCAAGCTCACGATCGACAAATAGCGATCGACAAGCAACTATTCCCGAGCGGTAGCCGATTCACGAAAGATTCGGCCACCGCCCGAGACTTGCATCGTTTGAAAGTCGGTTTACGTCGAAATTACGCCTTCACTTTGCGGATTTCGGCGTTTTTGCTGCGGTGCCGGGCTGCTCGGTGCGGACCGGTGGCAATCCGCTGTCGGTTCGGAAGGGGACTGCCGGCAGGCCTTCTTTGCTTTCGAGATTTGGCTGTGCCGTATCGTGGAATGCGAAGCGCACGGCCACGGGATTCGACACCTTGTCGCTCTCGACCACGACAGTCGAACCCTCGATCTCGGCCTTAGCCGGCTGGAATTTGCCGTCCGGGCCGGTGATCGTGAATTCCGTGAGCGGCTTGCCGTCGCGCGATTTCAATCCGCCATCGAGATGGTCGAAGGAAATCTTGATCTTGTCGCCATCGATTTCCATCGACTTGTAGATCGGTCCGGAATACTCGACGTTTTCGCCGTACACTTTTGCCAGCGCCCACATCGCCAGCCGCCGGCCCACTTCCTGCTTGTTTTTGGGGTGGATGTTTTTCAGTTCGCCGATGTCCATCGTCGTAATGAGGCCGGTGTTCGGCACCGATTCCGCGGTGTAAACCTGCGATTCCCAAAGTTCGGCTTCGGGAATGCCGCCGTGATAATCGAAGGGAGCAATTTGAACGACTCCGAACGGGAAGTCGCCCTGCTTCCATTCGCTGCGCCAATTGCGGATCATCGTCGGAAGCAGCTCGCGATATTGGGCGGCCCGGCCGACGTTGGCCTCGCCCTGATACCAGATGGCGCCACGAATCGCGAACGGCACCAGCGGAGCGATCATGCCGTTGTAGAGCGACGAATTTTCGCCGTGACCGGCCAGGTCTTTGAGCAGCGGATTCGCTTCGAGTGCTTTCTTGCTGGTCCAAAGCTCGGCGGCGGTGCCGCCCCACGAAGTGTGAATCAGGCCCACCGGAACCTTGAGCTTCTTATACAGATCGCGGCCGAAGTAGTAAGCCGCGGCCGAAAAACCGCCCCAGCCGCCGGTCGAGATCGTCTTCGAATTGCACTCCGCCCAACTCCCCTTCACGTCGCTGGCGGGTTCGCGGACCTTTGATTTCGTGACCGTAAATAGGCGGATATTGGGATAATCGGCGGCCTTGATTTCCGCGGGAGCGTTTTGGGCGATGCCGATTCCCATTTCCATGTTCGACTGCCCCGAGCAAATCCACACCTCACCAACCAGGATATTCTTCAGCGTGATCGGCTCGCCCGACGAGCCTTTAATGGTCATTTCCAGCGGCTTTTCATTGGGCGTGGCTTCGAGCTTGGCGAGCTTGACTTCCCAGCGGCCGTCGTCGCCCGCCTTGCCGCTGACGGATTGGCCGGCAAAATTGACCGTCACCTCTTCCCCTTTGTCGGCCCAACCCCAAATCGGCACCGGGCAACCCTGTTGCAATACCATGTCGCCGCCAATGATGGTCGGCAATTTCACGGCCGCCATGGCGGCGCCGGCCCAACAGCCAATCGCAAGCGTGAGTACAAGAACAAGATAACGGGGCGTGCGCGACATCGCGGTTCTCCTCCAAAGATGGTGAGCAGGGATGGTGGGATCTTTCCTTGGGGCGGGACAGCCGGGCGCCCGGGCGAAACCGAGGCTTCGCCGTGGGATCCTGCTGCTGGAGGAAATCTTGCGCTAGCGGCAACCCAATTGCAAGGGTCGAACCGCATTCTCTTGCGGAAGACACACGCGCGTTTCAAACTGGCATTGCCCCCTGTGGCGTGTGCCGCTGGCCAGCGCAGTCGGCCAGTGCCGATGCGCGGTTTGACTTCGCCGCTTCGAACGGGGCCGAACGGCGACGATCCTTGGGGGCCCCTGCCCCACGTGGCGCTCGCATTGGTAGACTTCCCTTGCCAGTGGCACACGATCGACGGTCGCACGGCAACGGCGATCGCGCCTGCTCTACTTCACCAAGCCGCGGCGGCGCAGATAGCCGAGCACCATTTGGTCGACCGGCACATCGTTGCGGGCCAAGAGATACGACATGCCGCGACGATTGCAAAACGTGCGAGCGCCGTCGACAAACGCTTCAACGGTTTTCTTGTAGCGAGCCATCAGCGGCGCGCTGACGGTGATGTCCGCCTCGTCGCCGTCTTCGCAATCCACGAGCCGCAAATCGCCCGTGATCTCCGGCTCGATTTCTTCGACGCTCAGCGTTTGAATCACGTAAACATCCATCTGCTGCGCGAGCAAGTAGCGCAGGGCGGTCTCATAGCCCTGCTTGTCCATCAGGTCGGTGATGAGCACCAAGATCCCTTTGCCCGAGTTGCGAATGCAAAAGTTTTTCACGCCGTCGGCGAGTGAAATCTTTTCTCCGCACGAGAT
Proteins encoded in this region:
- a CDS encoding sialate O-acetylesterase, which gives rise to MSRTPRYLVLVLTLAIGCWAGAAMAAVKLPTIIGGDMVLQQGCPVPIWGWADKGEEVTVNFAGQSVSGKAGDDGRWEVKLAKLEATPNEKPLEMTIKGSSGEPITLKNILVGEVWICSGQSNMEMGIGIAQNAPAEIKAADYPNIRLFTVTKSKVREPASDVKGSWAECNSKTISTGGWGGFSAAAYYFGRDLYKKLKVPVGLIHTSWGGTAAELWTSKKALEANPLLKDLAGHGENSSLYNGMIAPLVPFAIRGAIWYQGEANVGRAAQYRELLPTMIRNWRSEWKQGDFPFGVVQIAPFDYHGGIPEAELWESQVYTAESVPNTGLITTMDIGELKNIHPKNKQEVGRRLAMWALAKVYGENVEYSGPIYKSMEIDGDKIKISFDHLDGGLKSRDGKPLTEFTITGPDGKFQPAKAEIEGSTVVVESDKVSNPVAVRFAFHDTAQPNLESKEGLPAVPFRTDSGLPPVRTEQPGTAAKTPKSAK